DNA sequence from the Brassica napus cultivar Da-Ae unplaced genomic scaffold, Da-Ae ScsIHWf_2292;HRSCAF=2954, whole genome shotgun sequence genome:
CTTGTACCTCACGCCACACGCGTTACACAGCGTCTTCGGTCCCGATGGTCCCGCCCTCCACTGCGGCGTCTTATCCGCTCCACAGTGTTGACACTTCCTTCCCATAGCCGCCGCCGCAACCGACGTCATCCTCCTCTTCTgcgatcctcctcctcctcctccttgcTCGTCGTTCCCTGTCCACAAAATTCTCAAATCCTCCCTCCTCCTACGCTTGCTTCTTGTCTTAACGGGCGCATTAAACTTAGCACAGCAACTAATCATCGTCGGGGTCGGGACACTTCTGTTACTACCGCCGCTACTGTTGTTGGAGGTGGTCGTCGTCGTAGTTATAGAGATGTTCTGACTACTCGTCTCAAGTACCGAGACCGGACTCAGCTGTTTTCCTTCAGTCGCTTCTCGCTCCGGCGACGAGACACTGAAATGTTCCGACGGTAATACGCCGACGAACGTTTCGATGACGGGGAACGCATCTTTGTTTGATATCCACTCCAAATCTTCTTCCTCTACCTCTCCCTCTCCCTGAAAATAGAAGGGTAATTACGTCATTTCGTGTttattacaataaaaataattgagatGCAtcgaataataataaaaaaaatatttacaaaaaaggCATGCTATCAAAATTCGAAAAATGGTTGAAAATTTAAATGTGACAGCTCACGAAACAATGACTCTCATAATAAGTATATTCTCAAAAACACCCTCAAACAAACTCCTCAGCCAAAGCAAAAAACCCAAGGGTATTCTCGTCTTTACAAAACCGGCCAAAAAGAAACGTCCACACATGACGTTTCACTTAACCAATAGGGATAGAGAACAATTAATAAAGGCGAAACCGACTGAGTCAACAACCCAAACGCCGTGACTCGGCTAACCTCTCCTGCGGCGAGTCAACTTGACTCGGCCGAGTCACCGGAAAACGTTTCACACCAACGAACATGTATGTAACGAAACGGTCgggatatttttttaaattgcttTCGAAAGGAACTTACAAGTTCGTCGTCGGGATTTAATAAACCGAAGGATTCCGTCTGCCGTAATCCAGTTTTCCGGCGAGCAATATTCTTCGGCGAACGAACAACCGCTCCTCCTTCTTCCTCTGGTACAGAGAAGTTCAAAAGTTCTTCCATGAATGATTCCATTTTAATTTtcgcagttttttttttggtttatggtttaggagaGAGAAAATAAGTTGAGAAGGAGAAACATATGAAGTTTTTaatctctttcttctccaaATATCAACACGGCTTTGTTTTCGAGaaaggtaaaaaaatatatatttaattaataattgtttttttttaatattttgattatgtttTGGTTGGAAGTGGGGAAGGGGATGACACTAAAATGAATCCTTTTAAATCACCTTTCCTTTTAACGCATACTGATGTCAGAATCAGCTACCACGCGGCCCACTGAAGTTATTGTGGAAACCAAGATTGACGGTGCGATTGAATGGCATTCATGTAATTTCAGTCGTTTACTCATGTGGGCCCTGCTAAATGGAAGGGGAAGATTGACCGTACTTATGATAGATGCACTTTTTGATCTGATACACTTTTAGTCATCGTTccttattaaagaaaaaaatatttaaaatgaggACTGTTACCATAATGGCATTCATGTGATTACTTGTAAAGTTTAGGGGTGATAATTATATTTGAGAACAAACGGGTGATGTGTATCAACCAATAAGATTTGAAGGCTGTGAGTGTTGGATCAATCAGAATCGAACAcgtgtctaatttttttttttgacttacCACCGCAAGTTGCGGGTAGATTGGAGACGCACCAAACTATGATATTactttaacaaataaaaagcgatttattgattcaaaatataaatataaagtaaagGCGTGAATAATATATACTGTAATGCGACAAGTGAATTGTAACATTTACGCCATTATGGTTTAAATTAAGGAAtaactttttctttcttatcttttaaaaaaatattgtgaaaTCAAAgattctaaataattaaataacaaatcttcctaaattttattacatcattttgatatttttttttataattcgtAACTATAGttagtaaataaataagattTGAATACATCTTAAGAACAGTCAAAACGATCTTGAAAAATCCATGACTTCTTTATTTGTCTAACTGAATTGATTCGGtcaataaatttgtttttgctAAGGAATTA
Encoded proteins:
- the LOC125600538 gene encoding GATA transcription factor 1-like, encoding MESFMEELLNFSVPEEEGGAVVRSPKNIARRKTGLRQTESFGLLNPDDELGEGEVEEEDLEWISNKDAFPVIETFVGVLPSEHFSVSSPEREATEGKQLSPVSVLETSSQNISITTTTTTSNNSSGGSNRSVPTPTMISCCAKFNAPVKTRSKRRRREDLRILWTGNDEQGGGGGGSQKRRMTSVAAAAMGRKCQHCGADKTPQWRAGPSGPKTLCNACGVRYKSGRLVPEYRPANSPTFSPEFHSNSHRKIVEMRKHVVSSDGGGRQDCG